In Gordonia sp. SL306, the genomic window GAACTCGGCATCCGGCCCACCAAGACCCTGGGCCAGAACTTCGTCCACGACGCGAACACGGTGCGCCGGATCGTCGCCGAATCGGGCGTCGGCGCCGACGACATCGTCTTGGAGGTCGGTCCCGGTCTGGGCTCGCTGACCCTGGCGCTGCTGGGGACCGCAGGCCGTGTGATCGCGGTGGAGATCGACCCGACGCTGGCCGGTCGGCTTCCCTCCACCATCGAGGAGTACGCGCCCGCCCAGGCGGAATCCTTCGGGGTGATCACCGCAGACGCGATGTCGGTGACGCGCGACGACCTGCCGGTCGCCCCGACGGCGCTCGTCGCGAATCTGCCCTACAACGTCGCGGTGCCCGTGCTGCTCCACCTGCTCGCCGAATTTCCCAGTATCGCAACGGCTTTGGTGATGGTTCAGGCCGAGGTGGCGGATCGTCTCGCGGCCGGCCCCGGCAGTCGGGTGTATGGGGTACCGAGCGTCAAAGCGCGCTACTACGGCACGGTGGCCCGCGCCGGCGCGGTCGGGCGCAATGTGTTCTGGCCGGAACCGAAGGTCGAGTCCGGCCTGGTACGCGTCGAGCGCACCGACACCTACGCCGACGATGCGGCGATCCGCCTGAAGGTGTTCGCGGTCATCGATGCCGCCTTCGCGCAGCGCCGCAAGACCTTGCGATCGGCGCTGGCGACCTGGGCGGGCAGCGCTCCCGAGGCCGAGCGGCGGTTGCGTGCGGCCGGGATCGACCCCGGTCTGCGTGGCGAACGGCTCGATGTGGACGACTTCGTCCGACTCGCGTCGATCGACTGACCTGGCGACCCAGCCAGACCCCCCGATCCCGCCGACAGCAACCGGAATCCCGCCGACAGCAACCCCGATCCTGCCGACAGCAACCGGAATCTCGCCGACAGCAACCGGAATCTCGCCGACAGCAACGCCGATCTCGCCGACAGCATCACGAGTCGCGTCCACCCGACTGCCCGCGCGTCCATTAGGCTCGTTACCTGTGTCTCGAGCCTCGTTGTCGGTGGTGTCCGACGCGGTCACCGTGCGTGTACCGGCCAAGGTGAATCTGTACCTCGGCGTGGGTCCGCTCCGCGATGACGGTTACCACGATCTCGTCACCGTCTTCCAGGCGCTGTCGCTCTACGACGACGTGCGGCTGAGTCCGGCCACCGAACTCCGTGTCGCCACCACCGGCGAAGGCGCCACCGACGTACCGGCCGACGGCACCAACCTCGCCGCGTTGGCGGTCACGGAGGTGGCGCGGCGGGCCGGACGCACCCCGAAGGTCGCCATCGACGTGACGAAGCGGATCCCGGTCGCAGGTGGGATGGCCGGCGGCAGCGCCGACGCGGCGGGCGCACTGGTCGGCGCCGACAAGCTGTGGGGTCTCGAACTCGAGCGTCCGGAATTGTCGGAGATCGCGGCCGGGTTGGGCAGCGACGTACCCTTCGCCCTGCACGGCGGCACGGCGCTCGGTACCGGTCGCGGCGAGCAACTGATGCCGATCCTGGCACGCGGTCAGTTCCATTGGGTGCTGGCGATGTCGAAGTCGGGGTTGTCGACGCCTGCCGTCTATCGGGAGCTGGATCGGTTGCGGGAGAGCCGGTCTGATTCCGACATCGTCGCCGAGCGTCCGGATGCGTTGATGGCGGCGCTGACCTCCGGCGATCCGAGCGTGGTCGCGCCGTTGCTGCGCAACGATCTTCAGCCCGCGGCGCTGAGTCTGCAACCGGCCCTGCGTCGTACCCTGCGAGCGGGCGTCGATGCCGGCGCACTCAACGGGATCGTCTCAGGGTCCGGGCCGACGTGCGTGTTCCTCTGCGCCGATGAGGCCTCGGCGGTCGACGTCGCCGCCGAACTGTCGGGTGCCGGGGTTGCACGGGCTGTGCGGACCGCCAACGGTCCGGTGCCCGGTGCACGAGTTGTCACCGAGTAGCGCCCCGGCAGGTCGCCCGTCGACTGATCGGGTCAGCTCCCGAAGACGTTGATCGCGTTGCCGTACGCGCGCAATGACGCGATGGAGCCGTTGTACCGGTTGAGGTCGACCCGGGTCGGCACGCCCGGCAGCCTCCCGGAGTCGGTGAACTGCCAGAACCTCCATGTCCGCCAGCCACCCCGCGGCATCTCCGGTGCGCCGCGTCCGTTGTACGACGCGATCCAGAGCGGGTGGTCGCCGAACTCGCGGGTGGCGCCCATGGCGGTGTTCCAGAA contains:
- the rsmA gene encoding 16S rRNA (adenine(1518)-N(6)/adenine(1519)-N(6))-dimethyltransferase RsmA; the protein is MGRLAVLLLEAGPELTDDAPRLLGPAQIRRLAAELGIRPTKTLGQNFVHDANTVRRIVAESGVGADDIVLEVGPGLGSLTLALLGTAGRVIAVEIDPTLAGRLPSTIEEYAPAQAESFGVITADAMSVTRDDLPVAPTALVANLPYNVAVPVLLHLLAEFPSIATALVMVQAEVADRLAAGPGSRVYGVPSVKARYYGTVARAGAVGRNVFWPEPKVESGLVRVERTDTYADDAAIRLKVFAVIDAAFAQRRKTLRSALATWAGSAPEAERRLRAAGIDPGLRGERLDVDDFVRLASID
- a CDS encoding 4-(cytidine 5'-diphospho)-2-C-methyl-D-erythritol kinase — its product is MSRASLSVVSDAVTVRVPAKVNLYLGVGPLRDDGYHDLVTVFQALSLYDDVRLSPATELRVATTGEGATDVPADGTNLAALAVTEVARRAGRTPKVAIDVTKRIPVAGGMAGGSADAAGALVGADKLWGLELERPELSEIAAGLGSDVPFALHGGTALGTGRGEQLMPILARGQFHWVLAMSKSGLSTPAVYRELDRLRESRSDSDIVAERPDALMAALTSGDPSVVAPLLRNDLQPAALSLQPALRRTLRAGVDAGALNGIVSGSGPTCVFLCADEASAVDVAAELSGAGVARAVRTANGPVPGARVVTE